A DNA window from Mastomys coucha isolate ucsf_1 unplaced genomic scaffold, UCSF_Mcou_1 pScaffold21, whole genome shotgun sequence contains the following coding sequences:
- the Patl1 gene encoding protein PAT1 homolog 1 isoform X2, whose protein sequence is MDLLGDHEENLAERLSKMVIENELEDPAIMRAVQTRPVLQPQPGSLNSSIWDGSEVLRRIRGPLLAQEMPTVSVLEYALPQRPPQGPEDDRDLSERALPRRSTSPIIGSPPVRAVPIGTPPKQMAVPSFNQQILCPKPVHVRPPMPPRYPAPYGERMSPNQLCSVPNSSLLGHPFPPNVPPVLSPLQRAQLLGGAQLQPGRMSPSQFARVPGFVGSPLAAMNPKLLQGRVGQMLPPAPSFRAFFSAPPPATPPPQQHPPGPGPHLQNLRPQAPMFRPDTTHLHPQHRRLLHQRQLQSRNQHRNLNGTGDRGGHRTSHQDHLRKDPYANLMLQREKDWVSKIQMMQLQSTDPYLDDFYYQNYFEKLEKLSAAEEIQGDGPKKERTKLITPQVAKLEHAYKPVQFEGSLGKLTVSSVNNPRKMIDAVVTSRSEDDETKEKQVRDKRRKTLVIIEKTYSLLLDVEDYERRYLLSLEEERPALMDERKHKICSMYDNLRGKLPGQERPSDDHFVQIMCIRKGKRMVARILPFLSTEQAADILMATARNLPFLIKKDAQDEVLPCLLSPFSLLLYHLPSVTVTSLLQQLMNLPQSASAPAPSSSHLTAVLQNKFGLSLLLILLSRGEDIQSSDPAIESTQNNQWTEVMFMATRELLRIPQAALAKPISIPTNLVSLFSRYVDRQKLNLLETKLQLVQGIR, encoded by the exons CCTCAACCGGGAAGTCTGAATTCCAGCATCTGGGATGGATCTGAAGTTCTGAGGCGAATCCGTGGACCACTACTTGCTCAG GAAATGCCTACAGTGTCTGTATTAGAATATGCCTTGCCTCAGAGGCCCCCACAGGGCCCAGAAGATGATCGGGACCTTTCTGAGCGAGCTTTACCAAGGCGGTCAACATCACCTATCATTGGAAGTCCTCCTGTTAGAGCCGTTCCTATAGGCACCCCACCTAAACAGATGGCTGTTCCCAGCTTCAACCAACAG ATTCTGTGTCCGAAGCCTGTTCATGTTCGGCCCCCAATGCCACCACGTTATCCTGCTCCCTATGGTGAGAGGATGTCTCCAAACCAGCTCTGCAGTGTCCCG AACTCCTCTCTCCTGGGCCACCCTTTTCCTCCTAATGTTCCTCCTGTACTCAGTCCCCTGCAGAGAGCACAGCTTCTTGGGGGAGCACAG CTGCAGCCTGGACGAATGTCTCCCAGCCAGTTTGCACGGGTCCCTGGATTTGTTGGTAGCCCACTGGCTGCCATGAATCCTAAGTTGCTACAAGGGCGCGTTGGGCAGATGCTTCCCCCAGCACCAAGCTTCCGTGCCTTCTTTAGTGCTCCACCCCCCGCTACACCACCTCCACAGCAGCATCCTCCTGGCCCAGGACCTCACCTACAAAACCTAAG acctcaGGCTCCAATGTTTAGACCAGACACAACTCACCTTCATCCACAGCACCGGCGCCTGTTGCATCAGAGGCAGCTGCAGAGTAGAAA TCAGCATCGGAATCTCAATGGTACTGGAGACAGAGGAGGTCACCGGACCAGTCATCAAGATCATCTCCGGAAGGATCCATATGCTAATCTAATGTTGCAGCGGGAAAAGGATTGGGTCTCTAAAATACAGATGATGCAGCTGCAGAGCACTGATCCCTACCTGGATGATTTCTATTACCAG AATTACTTTGAAAAACTGGAGAAATTGTCAGCTGCTGAAGAAATACAAGGTGATGGCCCTAAGAAGGAACGTACCAAGCTCATCACCCCTCAGGTGGCCAAACTGGAGCATGCTTATAAACCTG TGCAGTTTGAGGGCTCTTTGGGGAAGCTTACTGTCTCTAGCGTGAATAATCCTCGGAAGATGATAGATGCTGTTGTGACATCTCGGAGTGAGGATGAT gaaacaaaagaaaaacaagttcgGGATAAGAGAAGAAAAACCCTTGTCATAATTGAGAAA ACCTACAGTTTACTCCTTGATGTGGAGGATTATGAAAGGCGCTATCTCCTAAGTCTAGAAGAAGAACGGCCTGCCCTGATGGatgaaagaaagcacaaaatCTGTAGCATGTATGACAACCTTAGGGGCAAATTGCCTGGACAAGAGAG GCCAAGTGATGACCACTTTGTACAGATCATGTGTATCCGAAAAGGGAAGAGAATGGTTGCCCgcattctccctttcctctccacagAGCAAGCAGCTGACATTCTCATGGCAACTGCCAGAAACCTCCCTTTCCTTATCAAGAAGGATGCACAAGATGAG GTGCTGCCGTGCTTACTgagtcccttctctctcctcctctatcATCTTCCTTCAGTGACTGTCACCAGCCTTCTGCAACAGCTAATGAACCTACCTCAGAGTGCAAGTGCACCAGCACCCTCCAGTTCCCACCTCACTGCTGTGCTCCAGAACAAG TTTGGCTTGTCACTGCTCCTAATCCTACTAAGTCGTGGGGAAGACATACAAAGTTCAGATCCTGCTATAGAATCAACGCAAAATAACCAGTG GACAGAGGTGATGTTCATGGCAACCCGAGAACTTCTACGGATCCCCCAAGCAGCCCTGGCCAAGCCAATCTCTATCCCCACAAATCTAGTGTCCCTTTTTTCTCGCTATGTTGACCGGCAGAAACTGAACTTGCTGGAGACAAAACTGCA GCTGGTTCAGGGGATACGGTAA